Genomic DNA from Paenibacillus sp. MBLB1832:
ATATTCAGCTTTACACCAAAGATGTAACCTCAATTAACGAGTTTCTTAAGAGGCTGCATGGGCTAATCGATGAAGTACGCAGGTTGGAGACGAGCAATGAGCATTCGTGTCCAGAACTGCGCGGCTTTTCCTTTTATTACGTATCGAAAGTAGATTTGGAATACTTGATCGACGTAATGAATGACATTCAGAAAATTACAAGAGAATTATTTGATCATGAAAATGGTCGTTTAAATTACAAAGAACACTATAAAAAGCTTGTTGATATCATTTCCAGTAGGATGTTAAAAACATCTACCTTGACCGAAAAAGAGTCTGAGCTTTTAACAGATATTATAAACAAATTTGAGAATATTGACTCGTTAGAGGTAGAGGGAAGCATTGAAGACTTAAAGGAGACCATCCATTTCTACCTGAATCGAAGAAGTCATGAGGATTCGGCGCATTGGATTGTGCGTAATTTTGAACAACTTGATGGAGGCGTACTGCTAAGTCGAAAACCCGGTGTTACTAGCAAATCAGAATATCACCTGGCGATCCTCTCGGACAGTTCCATGAAGAAGAAGATGAATGATTTACTTCCTTGGCCTCTTAACGAGCAATTTTTTAAAGCGTATTTGCACAGTTCAATCCCGAACCTTCAAATCGTACTAAAGTCGATGAAGGAATACCCATCATTTCTTCGTTACTCATTATTTTATACTACTTATTATTTATCGAATAAAATAAATGTGAGTTATATAGAAAATAGTGAGGGCGAGAAGGAAACGCCGTATTTTCTTCTAAAATTACTTGAGATTGGGTATGATCAATTCGAAGAAAGTAGCCTGTATCGGTTTAATACGGGTAATCAAGGAGTGACATCGGTTTCTGATCTCAATCCGGATATAGTGAATGATATAATTCTATCGCCTTCTCAAGTAAAAACCTTTACGTTATGTTCCTATAGGTACTTTATGGATTATGTTCTTGAGCACGGGGGTTCGTTTCAGTCAGAATATCAATGTAAACTCTACTACCGAGCTATTTTGCTGCAGAAATCATGGAAGTTATTATCAGGGCAGCCTTACAACCTAGAGTTTATTAAGAAGACAGTTCAAGAAGTAAATAAAAATGAGCTGAGAGATTATTTTCCCTTCTGGAGAGATATTGATTTCGTCGATTTGGAGGCATGGGTCATCAAGGATATCAAGCAAGCAGACGGGTATGTCAGTCCATATGATGAAAATTATGTCCAAATCAGGCTCGACTTCTTATATGCGCAGGTTAATGATGAAGATAAACAGAATCTTATGAGCCCAGTACATCGTCTTCGTAACGAAAGGAAAAAGGAAGAAGTACGATCCTCGATAAACATGTACTATCAGCATCAATCTTTGTTCGAAGAGGAGAAGGTACACCCAAGTTTGTGTAACTTTTGCAAAAATAGAGAGATCTGCCTGCACCATTTTAAAGTGGCCGGAGAGGAGCACGAGGTTGAAGAGTGAACTACTAACGATTTCCATTTCTGAGATGTGGAAAGATAGTTTTAAGGTGATTGCTTACAACTTATTGGATTCAAAATTTTATGCTTTATTAATTCCTCCTGAAGACTTCATTCGACCAGACGGAACGGTGGCTTGGGATGTATTCGGAGTCTCTCACGTTGAAATTGTGAAAGAACGTGGGGAGTTTTATAAACCAACTTCTTTGGCTACAGTGAATAGTTATTATGATAAGCAGCAAATAATTGCTTTGTTATCTCGAATAAAACGGCCCTCTATCGATTTTATCAATCAAACGATGCCGTACGGTGTCATCGAGTTGCCCGAAATTGCATCGATTCAAATACCACATCTGCATGATACGAAATGTAAAATTGTGCTTAAGATCATGCATAAACAAATTAAGTTATTAAATAAAGATTTACGGTGGATTGAATATTGGAAGCACGCAATTAAGTCTTCTGCTGAAAGCATGGATCACAAGGCGCAGCGGTGGAAAGCATATGTTAACACAAAAGGTAGAAAACGCTTTGCCGTGGTCTATTATCATAAGACAAAAGATTATGAAGGCAAATGGATTTGCGGTTTCCATTGTTTATAGAGGAGAGATGACATGAGTGAGCAAACGATAACATCCATGCTAGCTGAGCAACTTCATAATGCAGAGAATAAAGAGGAATTTTGGAAGGGATATATTGAGTTCATCGAGAAGAATCTCGTGGTTTATTTTGACCAGCTGAAACAAAATGGCATCGACCGTGCTTTATTATCTGCGATACACCGCGGTGACCAGGAAGAGTCAACCAAGGAAAAGTTGAATCAAGTGAAGCAACTCATCTGTGCACTATCTCGATTAGATGGAATTTTCATGGTAAAGACGCGTGAAGAGAAAGAATTGGTATCTTCAGTGGAACGCTGGAAAACACGCGCTGAAGCCGTTGAGAAGCAAATGGAAGAGGAAAAAGCTCAGGTTTTACAGTTCAGAAGTGATGTGGAGAGAAAGCTTCAAGTACAACAAAGTCAAATAGAGAGGAAGTTAAGTGATAATCTCCGATTGGTTCGTCATACCGTTTCCGCGATCCCTGAGCTACTAGTGCAAGCTTCTCAGGAAAAGGAAATCCCGTTCGCTAAGCTATCTGCAACCGTAGGTGAGTCAATTGGACAAATCGTGGAGACGTTATCCAATAATAAATTATGGCCCGAAAGCGAAGAGAAGCCTGATCTTGCGGCGTTAATTGCGATTAGAAATATTGAAATAACTGTGCCTAAGAAGGTCCGTAAAGCAAAAAAAGAATTAGCTGAGAAAAAAAATAGCAATGGGCATTTAATAAAAGTTGTTCTTCTTAAAGATGAGGAAGCTTCAACGATAGAGGAACCGGAAAAAGTAACGCAATCAGAAGATATTCAGGGGTAACTAATTATGGAACCTATTTATGGAATCGATTTGGGGACATCCAATTGTCTAGCAGCAAAGGTAACACAGTTATTCGGAGAGATTGATGTAGAATGCCTGGTAGATGAAGCAGGTAATATCAGTTTCCCATCTATTGTCCATTTTGAGGATGAAGTGCACTCTATTGTCGGAGAGAGAGCTAGAGAGCTACTTCCAGTATATCCTGACCAAACTGTGGAGCTCGTTAAAACAAGAATGGGTAAGACGTTAGATGTGCCATTGAAAATTAAGGGTAAGGATGTATTAAAGAGTCCGCAGGAAATTTCATCAATACTACTAAAGCATTTTCAAAATCTACATGGAAATTCTATTAAAAGAGCAATACTAACAGTTCCAGCCTACTTCAGCGATAATCAAAAGAGGGCAACGCTAGATGCTGGGAAGCTAGCAGGTATAGAGATCATTGAGATGATCGAGGAGCCTAGTGCGGCAATTATGTATCACCTGTACAATCTTCACAAAAATGATAGTTTAAAAGAGATCATAGGCGGCAATACTAAAAACTTTTTAGTATTCGATTTTGGTGGAGGTACATTGGATTTATCTCTAATTAAAGTGGAGTTAGACGAGAATGGTTTGGTAAAACCAACTGTATTACTAAATGAAGGCGATTCCGAGCTCGGTGGTAATAATATTGATTTTGAACTGACTAAATACGTCATTGAAGAGCTTAGCTATAATTATAAAGATGATTTTACTAACAAAGTACTGAAAGAATATATTTTCTATTACGAGCATAGAAAATTTCAAAATGAGATTGATCCAAAAGTTAAGCAGTTTATTATGCGCCTCAAAGACCGGGTAGAGGATGCAAAGAAAAAGCTATCTGATCTGCAACTCGAGAAAACCAAAATTTTATTTGGTGATCTGCGATATGACAGTATAGAAATCTCTCGGGAAGAGTTCGAAATAGAAATTCTAGATGTATATTTTAAAAGTAAAATTATTGACGCATTCGAACGCATCAAGAAAAATATTTATAATAAGCATGTTATAGATCACGTTATTATGGTAGGTGGTACATCCCAAATTCCATACTTTCAAAATTTGATTAGCAGCCAATTTACTGAACTGGCAGATCGGATTGTATTATCCGAGACCTATGACAAAGCGATTGCTTTGGGTGCAGCTATTCTGGGTGCAATTAAGGGTGATATCGCGGTACCACCCTTTGGAACGAACCGTTGTCATGGTTCTGTGTCTCATGACATTTATGTAACTCATAAAACGGAAAAACATTTGTTAATTGAGCATGGAACACCATATCCATTAGAGGAAGCCAAACAAATTAAGTTTGAAATTCGTCATGCACTTGATCCAGGAATACATTTGCAAGTAAAAACGGAGCTTCAGAAATACAACAAAGAAACAGAAACGCGGATCATAGAGGAAAGTATGATTAATGATGTGAAGTTTTACCATCCGTTCTTTTATACAGGGGAAGAGATCACAGTCGAGCTTAATATTGACAGTTATGGATTACTCAGTTTCAGTGCTAAACACAATATTACTGGGGAAGAAATAGAATTTGAAGCTAAGCGATTGTATCAGCTATCTGAAGAGCAGATCCTACAATTGATGAAAACATAAAATGCAATGTAGAACCCGCGACGAATAGGCACATTGAGCATTCTTTCGCCGCGGCGACTACTGCAAGTACAGGAGAACGAAATATGGAAGGCTGGAAGCTTAATAGCGGGGAGTTAATAGAGAATAATCTAACTGAGCAGGAGATATGGCAGTACTTCAACTTCTTATTCTCCAGCAAGTCTAAAAATCAAGCCAGCTATAAATTCGGGTTTATTAGATCTCTGCTTGAAAATATTTATAACACTAACGAGTCATCTCAATTGACGTATTCTCAAATATTTTTTACCTTCACTCGAGTATACTGGAACCTTGTTGTTGTGAATGGTCTTAAACAAACAGACCAAAGTCATGAACAATCTGCAATTGAGAAGGCTCTAAAACAATTCGTTGAGCAAAATAGAATCCCTGACTATCTTAGTTTTGATTCACTATCACCCGGACTTCAGTTGGAAATCGGTGTAATATTAAGGCGACAAGGGAAACGTTATGTTGTAGGTGCTTTATACGGAGACACGGATGGTGCATTCTATTCTTTTGATAATAGATCAGAGGTTCTTGAATTAAGTCGAAACGTCCTGAGATTTATGAAAGTTCATCAACAAGTCCTTGTAAAACTTAATAATTATGAGTTAGTAAAATTTATTCAAGCGGTTAACCCGCATGATGGATGCTCAAATTTACTGAAAAAAGTAGAGAATATTACGGCGCGTTCGAATCTTAATATGTACAGAGAGATATTAGAATTAACGGAGTCCATGGAGTGTTTCTACTGTGAAAGAAAGTTAACTGAGAAGACTGCAATCCATGTAGATCATTTCATTCCTTGGAGTTTCCTGTTTAATGATAACCTTTGGAATTTTGTTCTGTCCTGTGGCTCTTGTAATACATCAAAAAACAACAAACTCAGTGAAGTGAAATTTCTAGATAAACTTATTAATAGAAATGAAATATTAGCCCAGAAAAATGTAATAGATGTTGAGAAAGAGTTCATAAATTATTCATCGGAAAAAATAATTGAACTGTTTAATTACGCTTCGATTAATGGTTTTCAAAAAAACTGGAAGCCAAAAATAAAGTAATAATAGGTTTACAGAATTTATATTAACTATAAAAAAGGAGTCAACTATAAAATTCTATTAGCCAACTTACAACTTGAGGGTGACAAGATGACCTATGTAGTATTTGTTATTTTGGTAGTTATTGTTTTAGCTATATTAAACTTCGCTTATATGTACTCAAGGAAACATAGAAAAGTAAATAAGTCTGGGATAGTGGAACAAAATTATTTTGAGAATCCTACTAACACCCTTTTAGAAGAAGCAGTTCTTTCATTAAAGGAGGATGGTACACAAGCATCCCAACCTCAAATCATAGAGGATGCAATTTTTTCATCTACAATACACAAAAAAAACAAAACGGAATCCATAAGTAAGAAATTCAAGCACCAGAAGAAAGTAACTCAATCAAAGACCCCAAGCGCAAAGGTTGATTTATATACTAAAAAAAACCTGCGAAAAATGGCGGTTATTTGGAAAAAACCAACTGATATAAATACTTGTTACAGATGTGATGGGGGTCTAGAATCTGAACTTGTTTATGTGGCAACAAGTCCATCAGTGTATTCGAAGGGAAAAGATTTAAAGTATATTGAAGTAAAAGTTTTGACATGTACTACTTGTCGGTACGTATGTGCTGATGAAAATATGATTTTGAAAATGAAACAAATCTCAAAGGGGTACATAGATATACGTACTTGGGGTCAAGGCGAAATAAAATCAAATAAAGGTGTAAAACAAGAGCCCACGAGTCAACCACTGAATAATAACTTTAATTGGCCGAGTACTTTTGCGATTGAAACTATAAAACCGGTCTCGATTGCGGATGGATTTGAGAAAGAAAGTGGTCTACATAGACTAGGATACAAGATATCGGGAATTAGCCGTCAGAGAAGATGGTGGATTCTTGAAAATGAAGCTTTACCGAAATTAGGACTTCAGCAAGTAGCGAATACGATTGCAGCAAATGTACGAGCGAGGAAGCGCCAAAAAGGTGGGAAACAGAAATATGCTTATGCAATTGTAGAATGGGAGCATGATTTAGCAGAAATGAAAAAACATTACTACCGTCGAGATTTTACATGGCCTCATATTGATTGATATCTAAGAACTAGAACTATGCAGCACAATAAATAATGTTAATTAATGAATATGTAAAGTTCTTTCATCCTTTTTTATACAGGAGAAGAAATTACGATTGAACTAAATATTGATAGTTAGGGGATGAAATGTATTGTGAAAAATAATATTGTAAAACTTGTTTGTATTTTATTTACATAGTAATATGAATATATACATGAAATTGGAAGCACCGATTCTAACAGCAAGAGCTGTTAGACCTCGGTGTTTTTTTGTTTTCTCAAGGATATAGTCATGGGATTAACCTAGAAAAGATTGTTAGAAGATTGGAGTGGTAATATTGTATCAATTCGAAGCAAGTGAAGAAATGGTCAGAAAAATGAAAGCAATAATTCAAGAAACTGGCGCAATTTCTGATCCTATTATCTCGTATACCTATGGCATTCGAGCGAGGAATGTTTTCCGAATTCAAAAGCACTTAGAGGTAGTGATAGTTAATTGTATTGTATATTATCAGGACGTTGGTATTGGCGCGTACCACGGTAAAGAAAAAGTTTTTCTAGCTATTGGGCAGGAAGAAACATCTTGGTATGCAAAAAAAACGTTTATCACTAAAGTCGTTAAGGATAGTATAATTATCGTTATGTATACCAGTAATCATACAGAAAAGATAATTATCCCTGGATACTACAAAGAGATTGTTCGTGCCAAGGATGACGATTCTTTATTAATAAGATTTAAGGAACATCTTAATCTATTAAAGGGTAGCAACAAGTAAAAAGTCACCATTTCCCTCGACATGTATTTCGTCTGCAGTTAGGCGTCTCATATCATAAAATTGAGATCCCAAGGTGCATTATTATCACAAATCCACGCCTAGGCTCGTGGATAAGTAATAAAATTTGGTAGCAGAGAGTCGAGTTGATTAAATTTTGTGATAGTAGATATGGTGTAATATAATAATTAAAAGGTGTTTCATTATAGCGTGGAGCTTCTGTAAAATCCTTGGATAGTGGGGTATTAGAATGTCAAACAAAGTATCAATAGCTACAGTAGATTTCAAAAATTTCAAAGCACTTAGAAACTTCTCAATCCGTTTAGAACATATGAATATTCTTGTTGGACCGAATAATGCTGGCAAATCTACATCTCTAAGTGCTTTTCGCGCTCTAGGAGTAGGTATTAAACAAGCGTTATCAAGAAAACCGTATAGAGTTGCTGGACCAGATGGTGAAGAAAACGGATATACCATTTCTGAAGAATCATTACCAATGTCACTTGAAAACGTTCATACAGATTATGTTGAAGTTGATTCAAGAATAACTTTCACATTAACAAATGGTAATGCGATAATTCTTTATTTCCCACGAGAAGGTGGATGTAATTTACTAACTAGAGTTGTGGGAACAAAAGTGAGCACGCCAACAGAATTTAAACGTCATT
This window encodes:
- a CDS encoding TroA family protein, with protein sequence MSEQTITSMLAEQLHNAENKEEFWKGYIEFIEKNLVVYFDQLKQNGIDRALLSAIHRGDQEESTKEKLNQVKQLICALSRLDGIFMVKTREEKELVSSVERWKTRAEAVEKQMEEEKAQVLQFRSDVERKLQVQQSQIERKLSDNLRLVRHTVSAIPELLVQASQEKEIPFAKLSATVGESIGQIVETLSNNKLWPESEEKPDLAALIAIRNIEITVPKKVRKAKKELAEKKNSNGHLIKVVLLKDEEASTIEEPEKVTQSEDIQG
- a CDS encoding HNH endonuclease signature motif containing protein; this translates as MEGWKLNSGELIENNLTEQEIWQYFNFLFSSKSKNQASYKFGFIRSLLENIYNTNESSQLTYSQIFFTFTRVYWNLVVVNGLKQTDQSHEQSAIEKALKQFVEQNRIPDYLSFDSLSPGLQLEIGVILRRQGKRYVVGALYGDTDGAFYSFDNRSEVLELSRNVLRFMKVHQQVLVKLNNYELVKFIQAVNPHDGCSNLLKKVENITARSNLNMYREILELTESMECFYCERKLTEKTAIHVDHFIPWSFLFNDNLWNFVLSCGSCNTSKNNKLSEVKFLDKLINRNEILAQKNVIDVEKEFINYSSEKIIELFNYASINGFQKNWKPKIK
- a CDS encoding Hsp70 family protein, with translation MEPIYGIDLGTSNCLAAKVTQLFGEIDVECLVDEAGNISFPSIVHFEDEVHSIVGERARELLPVYPDQTVELVKTRMGKTLDVPLKIKGKDVLKSPQEISSILLKHFQNLHGNSIKRAILTVPAYFSDNQKRATLDAGKLAGIEIIEMIEEPSAAIMYHLYNLHKNDSLKEIIGGNTKNFLVFDFGGGTLDLSLIKVELDENGLVKPTVLLNEGDSELGGNNIDFELTKYVIEELSYNYKDDFTNKVLKEYIFYYEHRKFQNEIDPKVKQFIMRLKDRVEDAKKKLSDLQLEKTKILFGDLRYDSIEISREEFEIEILDVYFKSKIIDAFERIKKNIYNKHVIDHVIMVGGTSQIPYFQNLISSQFTELADRIVLSETYDKAIALGAAILGAIKGDIAVPPFGTNRCHGSVSHDIYVTHKTEKHLLIEHGTPYPLEEAKQIKFEIRHALDPGIHLQVKTELQKYNKETETRIIEESMINDVKFYHPFFYTGEEITVELNIDSYGLLSFSAKHNITGEEIEFEAKRLYQLSEEQILQLMKT